The following coding sequences lie in one Vibrio aerogenes genomic window:
- a CDS encoding MFS transporter has translation MTKILRLCVSFSVMLVSVGLLIFIGVGESYRVIPSLTLNQICKQVQMVSKDIEYNLKLGLPMEYPGFSVRLYQFALNHPQIEQATLSKINPLNNEKHQGADLYSHDLRCSMPEKQLLEHIHFNLSGLLKEINHINQYHLVYPVGNTPEALIDITLTAGLFSRPILLQFRPVTRLVAIFMLICPVLLLMQEKLSMAKRVRFKKWLHHCMFLLVTTIVTFQYISLYQDQLKSSSVTLADAIESRLSSPLKMGFDLTSNFSGLNQLLNDYAANNPDISYLYISKQGKIVFSPKQASQPEVILSSCAPAPHKSSVRVCRRLADSDYVLIIETPWSVIYQKVIRVARNILVLFLASLLLANLFIGGMLPSESISRRYIRYLSSPSGATQIQVEQSVYHLLPLFVLGVLTESISLSFISSYLAQTLAGSPYTASMAFCVYYICFAAMLIPAGRWAEKHSLRHMLILSLFIATLTQSGLATTTNPHILILCRALSGATQSVFFIAVQSYLLTASSHLPQLKSGEKILSGFNISTISGMTIGALLAYTLGEKHVFMFGGFLGMIAFVSCVICIRDIQPGQPAHLSVAEKASNLALQEHKSPKTFLTLLKDIDIYKSVMLVGFPAKALYVGIIVFLLPILLASQQFQPDLIGQILVCYYLGSMAATVLQRRYPQLTESHHRIIWLGCLGSGVALVIIGLGSLNDPFLTHFNGYLSRESCNALRFSCGVFLLGLSQGLIQSAVIPQVLNTKSARLLGKNTLSAAYRFLERLGHISGPSLAAFFLISNGGIEPPRIMLLGVYIAFSGSIFFILSHQAKGAQPS, from the coding sequence GTGACAAAAATTCTGAGACTGTGTGTATCTTTTAGTGTCATGCTGGTATCTGTCGGGTTACTCATATTCATCGGCGTAGGGGAATCATACCGGGTGATTCCGTCATTGACGCTCAACCAGATATGTAAGCAGGTACAGATGGTCAGTAAAGACATCGAATATAATCTCAAACTCGGCTTGCCAATGGAATATCCGGGATTTTCCGTCAGGTTATATCAATTTGCACTCAACCATCCACAAATTGAGCAGGCAACTTTGTCTAAAATCAATCCCTTAAACAATGAAAAGCACCAAGGTGCGGATTTGTACTCACATGATCTACGCTGCAGCATGCCGGAAAAGCAGTTACTGGAGCATATTCATTTTAATCTGAGCGGATTACTTAAAGAAATTAATCATATAAATCAATATCATCTGGTGTACCCGGTCGGGAATACACCAGAAGCTCTGATAGACATAACGCTCACTGCCGGGCTTTTTTCCCGGCCTATTCTGCTCCAGTTTCGTCCGGTTACCCGGCTGGTTGCCATTTTCATGCTGATTTGTCCTGTTCTTCTTCTCATGCAGGAAAAGTTGAGCATGGCAAAGCGGGTACGTTTTAAAAAATGGCTTCATCACTGTATGTTCTTACTGGTGACAACCATTGTTACATTCCAGTACATCTCTCTTTATCAGGATCAGTTGAAATCCAGTTCAGTCACACTGGCCGATGCAATAGAATCCCGCTTATCTTCTCCACTGAAAATGGGATTTGATCTCACTTCAAATTTCAGTGGTCTGAACCAGCTTCTTAATGACTATGCAGCAAATAATCCTGATATCAGCTACCTGTACATCAGCAAACAAGGCAAAATCGTTTTCAGCCCGAAACAAGCGAGCCAGCCGGAAGTCATCTTAAGTAGCTGCGCACCTGCACCGCACAAATCCTCTGTCAGAGTATGCCGGAGACTTGCGGACAGTGATTATGTTCTGATCATAGAAACGCCATGGTCCGTCATTTATCAAAAGGTCATCCGTGTCGCCAGAAATATTCTGGTCCTTTTTCTGGCATCACTGTTACTGGCAAACCTGTTTATCGGTGGTATGTTGCCTTCCGAATCAATATCCAGGCGGTATATCCGGTATCTCAGTTCACCTTCCGGAGCGACTCAAATTCAGGTAGAACAATCTGTATATCATTTGCTGCCACTATTCGTTTTGGGTGTCCTGACAGAGTCAATCAGTCTATCTTTTATTTCATCATATCTGGCTCAAACATTAGCGGGGAGTCCCTATACAGCCAGTATGGCTTTTTGTGTCTATTACATCTGTTTTGCTGCAATGTTGATTCCGGCAGGACGTTGGGCAGAAAAGCACAGCCTGCGGCACATGCTGATACTGTCACTATTTATAGCAACACTGACTCAATCCGGACTGGCAACGACAACCAATCCACATATTCTCATACTATGCCGGGCACTTTCGGGCGCAACCCAAAGTGTATTTTTCATTGCGGTACAAAGTTATCTGCTCACCGCCTCTTCCCATCTTCCTCAGCTCAAAAGCGGAGAGAAAATACTCTCGGGTTTCAATATCAGCACAATATCCGGAATGACAATCGGCGCACTGCTCGCCTATACGTTAGGTGAAAAGCACGTCTTCATGTTTGGTGGATTTCTTGGCATGATCGCCTTTGTCAGTTGTGTCATTTGTATCCGTGATATTCAACCCGGACAGCCAGCACATCTGTCAGTTGCAGAAAAAGCCTCAAACCTCGCCTTGCAGGAACACAAATCACCGAAAACTTTCCTGACACTATTGAAAGATATCGACATCTATAAAAGTGTCATGCTGGTTGGCTTTCCAGCCAAAGCCCTCTATGTTGGTATCATCGTTTTTTTGCTGCCTATTCTGTTGGCAAGCCAGCAATTTCAACCTGACTTAATCGGACAGATACTGGTTTGTTACTATCTTGGTTCAATGGCGGCAACAGTGTTACAGCGACGCTATCCGCAATTGACAGAATCACACCACAGGATCATCTGGCTGGGTTGTCTCGGCAGTGGCGTTGCGTTAGTCATCATTGGTCTGGGTTCACTGAATGATCCATTTCTTACCCATTTCAATGGATATCTCAGCCGGGAATCCTGCAACGCACTGAGATTTTCCTGCGGCGTTTTTCTGTTGGGGCTTTCGCAGGGGCTGATTCAAAGCGCTGTCATTCCTCAGGTTCTGAATACAAAATCGGCCCGGCTTTTAGGCAAGAACACACTTTCAGCTGCATACCGTTTTCTCGAACGGCTGGGCCATATCTCAGGTCCATCCCTGGCTGCATTTTTTCTGATTTCTAACGGCGGGATTGAGCCACCACGCATCATGTTACTCGGTGTTTATATCGCCTTTTCCGGTAGCATTTTCTTTATTCTGTCGCATCAGGCTAAAGGAGCACAACCCTCATGA
- a CDS encoding D-alanine--D-alanine ligase family protein: MDTSPITSDSIRPLDEHTELYLHHLLSHIATKLYTSLDLYGLIRLDLRMDHAGHLHVLEANPKPDIKSPTEEKTSLVAMGLEQLHITYDELILNQLVNTIDHFQMWRPPLLTHFPV, translated from the coding sequence ATGGATACAAGCCCTATTACCTCAGACTCTATCCGGCCACTGGATGAACATACAGAGCTGTATTTACATCATTTACTGAGCCATATTGCAACTAAACTCTATACCTCTCTGGATCTGTATGGTCTGATTCGCCTAGACCTGAGAATGGACCATGCCGGACACCTTCATGTTCTGGAAGCCAACCCCAAGCCAGATATTAAATCACCCACAGAAGAAAAAACCAGCCTGGTTGCCATGGGACTCGAACAGCTGCACATCACCTATGACGAGCTGATTCTGAATCAACTGGTCAATACAATCGACCATTTTCAGATGTGGCGCCCGCCGCTGCTGACTCACTTTCCTGTTTAA
- a CDS encoding D-alanine--D-alanine ligase family protein, translating into MKTNILDKLKSYLHIAVIYAGDPSEPNVVQYKTHNPRYWKSYIDVATDIKISLENSGFSHVHLIREDKNLMQKLQYKKINFAWLNTAGVQGIDSSAHAACVLESLGIPYVGHTPANTMLMDNKHLFKLYLKSSGIKTAPHFLWHHVREEDTYQSRQLALFCKQFEKPEYHARFQEKTRFIVKPVCGRASQHVYIANTPAEVEPLCWRVSRHTNHYVMVELFLSGAEYCVAAMKPPPGCTLIFHHLMKKTYVALHTLSAG; encoded by the coding sequence ATGAAAACAAATATTTTAGACAAACTAAAATCATATCTGCACATAGCGGTTATTTATGCTGGCGATCCCAGTGAACCTAATGTTGTTCAATATAAAACTCATAATCCCCGCTACTGGAAAAGCTATATCGATGTAGCAACAGATATTAAAATATCACTGGAAAATTCAGGTTTCTCTCACGTACACCTCATCAGAGAAGATAAAAATCTGATGCAGAAGTTGCAGTATAAAAAAATCAACTTTGCCTGGCTCAATACAGCCGGGGTCCAGGGGATCGACTCCTCAGCTCATGCTGCCTGTGTACTTGAAAGCCTCGGAATTCCCTATGTTGGACATACACCGGCAAATACGATGCTGATGGATAATAAACATCTGTTTAAACTCTATTTAAAGTCGAGCGGGATAAAAACAGCACCTCATTTTCTCTGGCATCATGTCCGGGAAGAAGATACTTATCAGTCACGGCAACTGGCTTTATTTTGCAAGCAGTTTGAAAAGCCTGAGTATCACGCCCGCTTTCAGGAAAAAACCCGCTTTATTGTGAAGCCGGTCTGCGGACGCGCATCGCAACATGTGTATATAGCAAACACACCCGCAGAGGTAGAACCTTTATGCTGGCGGGTATCCAGACATACCAATCATTATGTCATGGTCGAGCTGTTTTTATCAGGAGCAGAATATTGTGTTGCCGCGATGAAGCCCCCCCCCGGATGCACACTGATTTTTCACCACCTTATGAAGAAGACGTATGTTGCTTTGCACACTTTGAGCGCCGGTTGA
- a CDS encoding response regulator transcription factor, which translates to MQLTLTTSEDLIEQIVRIAPDMIFVDSTLGKIHHIRETCLLLQKQMNGRHIALPPVLSIIEGNSGQRGEVLNDGAIDCVNYPFNPREVIMRVEYTLLIVAACQQGIAPERVSAPLYYGGADRSKYNYLASQTADYLEKNLASHMTLAQLAQRVNSNRNSLSEAFKQAFGCTIFQWLYHRRMEKAAEYLSRTHLDVQQVAYRVGYIDANNFSTAFKKNSTVHPVYFVCKMKNPDRIEAVNCPDIHKKLRSCVAFS; encoded by the coding sequence GTGCAACTGACTCTGACGACTTCAGAAGATCTGATTGAACAGATTGTCCGGATTGCGCCGGATATGATCTTTGTGGACTCAACTCTGGGAAAAATCCATCATATCCGGGAAACGTGTTTATTACTGCAAAAGCAGATGAACGGCCGTCATATCGCTTTGCCCCCCGTATTGTCGATCATTGAAGGGAATAGCGGACAGCGCGGAGAGGTGCTGAACGATGGTGCGATTGATTGTGTCAATTATCCGTTTAATCCACGGGAAGTCATCATGAGGGTAGAATACACCCTGTTGATTGTGGCTGCCTGTCAGCAAGGTATTGCCCCTGAGCGGGTTTCAGCACCACTGTATTATGGTGGTGCAGACCGATCAAAATATAATTATCTGGCCAGTCAAACCGCTGACTATCTTGAGAAAAATCTGGCTTCACATATGACGCTTGCCCAGCTGGCACAACGGGTGAACTCAAATCGTAATTCGCTATCGGAAGCATTTAAGCAGGCGTTTGGCTGTACTATTTTTCAGTGGTTGTACCATCGCAGGATGGAAAAAGCGGCAGAATACCTGAGTCGAACGCATCTTGATGTCCAGCAGGTTGCTTACCGTGTGGGTTATATTGATGCGAACAACTTTTCCACTGCGTTCAAAAAAAATTCCACTGTTCACCCAGTGTATTTCGTATGCAAAATGAAAAATCCGGACAGGATTGAAGCCGTCAATTGTCCGGATATACACAAAAAGCTACGCAGTTGCGTAGCTTTTTCGTGA
- a CDS encoding extracellular catalytic domain type 2 short-chain-length polyhydroxyalkanoate depolymerase: MMKRNQTRTTRRWYILPAILLPLTSGASVKRLPAINADINKTSVSGLSSGAFMATQFFIAHSTIMKGVGIIAGGPYLCAQSWPARTYMENTINTCMNPRTASLSPNTPRLVKKTRLLAKNGKIDSVENLYKKRVYLFSGTNDRTVNTRVMDQTLVFYQALGVKSDAIFYNKTTNAGHGIITDNDSDNPCSTSQPPYINNCDIPQAKKILGWIYPGLETSQPEPKAKAIPFNQAEFIHNPYTSLDDTGYVYIPKQCHNQIRCSIHIVFHGCEQGAAIIGDRYYNHTGYNTYADANNLIILYPQIRPSTSNPYNPKGCWDFWGYTSPNNPGPDYFSKNAPQISTVYRMVTRLSSHP, from the coding sequence ATGATGAAAAGAAATCAAACCAGAACGACTCGCCGCTGGTATATCTTGCCAGCCATATTGTTACCGCTCACATCCGGCGCTTCGGTTAAAAGGTTACCTGCTATCAATGCTGACATAAATAAAACATCGGTGTCCGGCTTATCATCCGGAGCATTTATGGCCACTCAGTTTTTTATTGCACATTCAACCATCATGAAAGGTGTCGGCATTATTGCCGGTGGTCCTTATTTATGTGCACAATCCTGGCCAGCGCGTACATATATGGAAAATACGATCAATACATGCATGAACCCACGCACAGCAAGCCTTTCACCAAACACGCCCCGACTGGTTAAAAAAACCAGATTACTGGCAAAAAACGGGAAAATTGACTCAGTCGAAAATCTGTACAAGAAACGTGTCTATTTGTTCAGTGGCACCAATGACAGAACCGTTAACACTCGGGTGATGGATCAAACCTTAGTTTTTTATCAGGCTTTGGGCGTCAAGAGCGATGCCATCTTTTACAACAAGACCACCAACGCCGGCCATGGCATTATCACAGACAATGATTCAGACAATCCGTGCAGTACATCCCAGCCACCTTACATCAACAACTGTGATATTCCCCAGGCAAAAAAAATCCTGGGCTGGATTTATCCGGGTCTGGAGACCAGTCAACCGGAACCAAAAGCCAAAGCCATCCCTTTTAATCAGGCTGAATTCATACATAATCCTTACACCAGTTTGGATGACACCGGTTATGTCTATATCCCAAAACAGTGTCATAACCAAATCCGTTGTTCGATTCACATCGTTTTTCACGGCTGTGAACAAGGCGCAGCAATTATTGGCGACAGATATTACAACCATACAGGCTACAACACTTACGCCGATGCCAACAACCTCATCATTCTGTACCCGCAGATTCGCCCATCGACCAGCAACCCGTATAATCCCAAAGGCTGCTGGGACTTCTGGGGATATACGTCACCAAATAATCCGGGGCCTGATTATTTTTCGAAAAACGCGCCTCAAATCAGCACCGTATATCGAATGGTGACCCGCCTGAGCAGCCACCCATAA